Genomic DNA from bacterium:
ATGTGGTGGCTCCCGCGCTTTCTCAGGCGCTCGATGATCACGCGACGGCAGTACGGTGGGTTCGTCAAAGGCGACGGTGTCGATGGTTCTACACGGGCTCACGTGGAGCAGGCCTACCTGACCGCGCTCGACCAGCTCGAAGCCATCTTCGCCCAGCGGTCGTTCGTGCTCGGCCACGCGCCGACGATCGCCGACTTTGCGCTCATGGGACCGATGTTCCGGCACTTCGGGCAAGACCCGACGCCAGAAGAGATCATGCGAACCCGGGCGCCGCGCGTCTACGAATGGGTGGCACGTATGTGGAACCTCCGCGCCACGGCGAACACACCCGAACTCCTCGAGAAAGCCGACGCGCCACTCGCCGCGTTTCTCGTGGAAGCCTGCGAAACCCACCTTGTGCAACTTCGTGAGAACGCCATCGCCTACGGACAAGGGTTGAAACACTACGACCAGGAGATCCAGGGCTGTCGCTACACCCGCCTCCCGACATCGCGTTACCGGGTCTGGTGCCTCGAGGAACTCTCGAGAGCGTGGCGCGCGCTCGATGACGACGCCCGCCGGGAGCTTCGAGTTCTGCTCCC
This window encodes:
- a CDS encoding glutathione S-transferase family protein — protein: MIRVFGSRISYYTGKLETYLRFRSLEYQLLPTVGNEPELLAGAGVVQMPVLQLEDGRWLSDSTPVLAWFETQQEAPSIYPSDPAMRFIALLLEDYADEWLWRPAMHYRWSYVQDHQYASGVLADELTTHMWWLPRFLRRSMITRRQYGGFVKGDGVDGSTRAHVEQAYLTALDQLEAIFAQRSFVLGHAPTIADFALMGPMFRHFGQDPTPEEIMRTRAPRVYEWVARMWNLRATANTPELLEKADAPLAAFLVEACETHLVQLRENAIAYGQGLKHYDQEIQGCRYTRLPTSRYRVWCLEELSRAWRALDDDARRELRVLLPEPNAAVLWDETVPAKSGYDPEHRAPFNRAINVFGTGVPG